From one Micromonospora siamensis genomic stretch:
- the cydD gene encoding thiol reductant ABC exporter subunit CydD: MNRRPFDPRLLRRVPAAGRDLAVLALLGGVTALLVVAQATALAALLATAVDGRLDRPALAGFLVAVAARSAVTWAQGTVAARAAATVKAALRVELLAAVGAHGPTWVAGQRAGQLATLTGRGLDALDAYFTGYLPQLVLSVTVPLAVLARIVFADWSSALIIALTLPLIPVFGALLGWQAQAATERQWRRLSLLGGHFLDMVAGLPTLRAFGRARGQVEVVRRMADGHRQATMKTLRIAFLSALVLELIATLSVALVAVPVGIRLLGGGITLSTALLVLLLTPEAYLPLRAAGSRFHASMEGLTALDEALTVTAGPVAAPTGRPVPAPDGRGEIRFEAVTVEYDRTTALRDVTLTIRPGERIAVIGPSGAGKSTLLNLLLGFVTPTSGRVTVDGVDLATVDPDDWRRQVAWVPQRAHLFAAPLADNITLGAPDTPASALAGAVRDAALDEVVAALPDGLATVLGERGHGLSSGQRQRVALARAFLRDAPLVLLDEPTARLDTASEAVVLDATRRLVAGRTALLVAHRPALLADADRIIRVADGRVTELSPAPSGVQA; encoded by the coding sequence GTGAACCGCCGCCCGTTCGACCCGCGTCTGCTGCGCCGGGTCCCCGCGGCCGGGCGCGACCTCGCCGTGCTCGCCCTGCTCGGCGGGGTGACGGCGCTGCTGGTCGTGGCGCAGGCGACCGCGCTGGCGGCCCTGCTGGCGACGGCGGTCGACGGGCGACTGGACCGGCCGGCGCTGGCCGGCTTCCTCGTCGCGGTGGCCGCCCGGTCGGCGGTCACCTGGGCGCAGGGCACGGTCGCGGCCCGGGCCGCGGCGACGGTCAAGGCGGCGCTGCGGGTCGAGCTGCTCGCCGCGGTCGGGGCGCACGGGCCGACCTGGGTTGCCGGGCAGCGCGCCGGGCAGCTCGCCACGCTGACCGGGCGCGGGTTGGACGCGCTGGACGCCTACTTCACCGGCTACCTGCCGCAGCTCGTGCTGAGCGTCACCGTGCCGCTGGCGGTGCTGGCCCGGATCGTCTTCGCCGACTGGAGCTCGGCGCTGATCATCGCGCTGACCCTCCCGCTCATCCCGGTCTTCGGCGCCCTGCTGGGCTGGCAGGCCCAGGCCGCCACCGAACGGCAGTGGCGCCGGCTCTCGCTGCTCGGCGGGCACTTCCTCGACATGGTGGCCGGGCTGCCCACCCTGCGCGCCTTCGGCCGGGCCCGGGGTCAGGTGGAGGTGGTCCGCCGAATGGCCGACGGACACCGGCAGGCCACCATGAAGACCCTGCGGATCGCCTTCCTCTCGGCGCTGGTGCTGGAGCTGATCGCCACCCTGTCGGTGGCGCTGGTCGCGGTACCGGTCGGCATCCGGCTGCTCGGCGGCGGCATCACCCTCTCCACCGCGCTGCTGGTGCTGCTGCTCACCCCCGAGGCCTACCTGCCGCTGCGGGCCGCCGGCAGCCGCTTCCACGCCAGCATGGAGGGGCTGACCGCGCTGGACGAGGCGCTCACCGTCACCGCCGGCCCGGTGGCCGCCCCGACCGGTCGGCCGGTCCCGGCACCGGACGGCCGCGGCGAGATCCGCTTCGAGGCGGTGACCGTCGAGTACGACCGGACCACCGCGCTGCGGGACGTCACGCTGACCATCCGCCCCGGCGAGCGGATCGCCGTCATCGGGCCCAGCGGCGCCGGCAAGAGCACCCTGCTCAACCTGCTGCTCGGCTTCGTCACCCCGACCAGCGGCCGGGTCACCGTCGACGGGGTGGACCTGGCGACGGTCGACCCGGACGACTGGCGCCGGCAGGTGGCCTGGGTGCCGCAGCGGGCGCACCTCTTCGCCGCCCCGCTGGCCGACAACATCACCCTCGGCGCGCCGGACACCCCGGCCTCCGCGCTGGCCGGCGCGGTACGCGACGCGGCCCTGGACGAGGTGGTCGCCGCCCTGCCCGACGGGCTGGCCACGGTGCTGGGCGAGCGGGGGCACGGCCTGTCCAGCGGCCAACGGCAGCGGGTGGCGCTGGCCCGCGCCTTCCTGCGGGACGCCCCGCTGGTGCTGCTCGACGAGCCCACCGCGCGGCTGGACACCGCCAGCGAGGCGGTCGTGCTGGACGCCACCCGGCGGCTCGTCGCGGGGCGTACGGCCCTGCTGGTGGCGCACCGGCCGGCCCTGCTCGCCGACGCCGACCGGATCATCCGGGTCGCCGACGGCCGGGTCACCGAACTGTCCCCCGCACCGTCGGGGGTCCAGGCGTGA
- a CDS encoding ABC transporter substrate-binding protein, protein MATPAIHPSTLTRRGLLTATAGGLLLSGCGRNDQGAPGTSGSRAQDSREIVVGASLELSGPGAALGVLQERALRITADELNVEGVQVGNMRRKIRVVLRDNASDPRTAARQARELALKDNVHALIGGTLAETSLGIIAQAQEIRIPFISLAYGDGIVLPLAERTYVYKVTPDSQDVAARLVQLLVTREHRRVVLVAGHGLHGDAGVAAMKRATEAAGVDLARVVRLPRTGDNFRPVLRELADRGPKAVVVWTHPPDTGEAARALRIVGYRGPLYFDPAAVNEDTLQERNLSSVEGAYAIHPISLGGSTLTNTTNAALARRDFVFRYIQLYGGFSGFAPYASDALTLVTDAARASGTVDHGRIRAFLRTQVSEGMAGAYTFSPSRHSGLERGSLGVYQVSHGEWTRVS, encoded by the coding sequence ATGGCGACACCGGCAATTCATCCGTCCACGCTGACCCGCCGGGGTCTGCTCACCGCCACGGCCGGCGGCCTGCTGCTGAGCGGCTGCGGGCGGAACGACCAGGGTGCGCCGGGTACGAGCGGCAGCCGGGCCCAGGACAGCCGGGAAATCGTGGTCGGCGCCAGCCTGGAACTGAGCGGCCCCGGCGCGGCGCTCGGCGTGCTCCAGGAGCGGGCCCTGCGGATCACCGCCGACGAGCTCAACGTCGAGGGCGTGCAGGTCGGCAACATGCGCCGCAAGATCCGGGTGGTGCTGCGCGACAACGCCAGCGACCCGCGTACGGCCGCCCGACAGGCGCGCGAGCTGGCGCTGAAGGACAACGTGCACGCCCTGATCGGCGGCACCCTCGCCGAGACGTCGTTGGGCATCATCGCCCAGGCCCAGGAGATCCGGATCCCGTTCATCTCCCTGGCGTACGGCGACGGGATCGTGCTGCCGCTGGCCGAGCGGACGTACGTCTACAAGGTCACCCCGGACTCCCAGGACGTCGCCGCGCGTCTCGTCCAGCTGCTCGTGACCAGGGAGCACCGCCGGGTGGTGCTGGTCGCCGGGCACGGGCTGCACGGCGACGCGGGGGTGGCGGCGATGAAACGGGCGACCGAGGCGGCGGGCGTGGACCTGGCCCGGGTCGTCCGGCTGCCGCGGACCGGGGATAACTTCCGGCCCGTGCTGCGCGAGCTCGCCGACCGGGGGCCGAAGGCCGTCGTGGTGTGGACGCACCCGCCGGACACCGGAGAGGCGGCCCGGGCGCTGCGGATCGTGGGCTACCGTGGACCGCTCTACTTCGACCCGGCAGCGGTCAACGAGGACACCCTCCAGGAGCGCAACCTCAGCTCCGTCGAGGGGGCCTACGCCATCCACCCGATCTCGCTCGGCGGGTCCACCCTCACCAACACCACCAACGCCGCGCTGGCCCGGCGGGACTTCGTGTTCCGCTACATCCAGCTGTACGGAGGCTTCAGCGGCTTCGCCCCGTACGCCTCCGACGCCCTCACCCTGGTCACCGACGCGGCCCGGGCGTCGGGCACGGTGGACCACGGACGGATCCGGGCGTTCCTGCGTACCCAGGTGTCCGAGGGCATGGCCGGCGCGTACACCTTCTCCCCCAGCCGTCACAGCGGCCTGGAGCGGGGTTCGCTGGGTGTCTACCAGGTCAGCCATGGGGAGTGGACCCGGGTCTCCTGA
- the cydC gene encoding thiol reductant ABC exporter subunit CydC, with amino-acid sequence MSGGAGGSGRASAERAVLRLARPYLGRLVGAGLLAAATEFAGLALMATATWLLMSAAGQPPLDRLTVAIVAVRALAIGRGVFRYTERLAGHDAVLRMITDVRARVFATLSTGRSATTQRSGDALSRLVSDVEAVQDLLLRVLVPGAAAALVGVLAVGGAALISLPAAGVLAVGLLLAGVALPLLATRLTRRSADQVAPLRGALAVDAIDLTHGAADLAAFGATGTALAAARGRAERLARLERRLAAAGFAVDAAGVLLAGLTAGAVVLVALRSGVGGVLVGVLAVGTLAAVEIALALVAAARQRTLLGAGLARVADLLTTPEATAPTATAPGAGGPDLGAERTGAADTGGATGLLPPGPGPGPGDAAPALAEGPHHVRLTGVTVRYRADAAPALDRLDLDLPAGRRVAVVGPSGAGKSTLTAVVTGTVVPERGRITVDGVDLAGYPPEQLPRAVGGLLAEAYVFHATVRENLLLGRPGATDDELAAATRAAGLLDWVRDQPHGWDTVVGEEGGQLSGGQRQRLALARAVLAAPGVLVLDEPTEGLDPAAADAVLASVLAATPAGHSVLLISHRLSGLADFDEIVVLDAGRAVQRGRHAELAAAPGWYREQWLRQEAAERGYLALAP; translated from the coding sequence GTGAGCGGCGGTGCGGGCGGGAGCGGGCGGGCGTCCGCCGAGCGGGCGGTGCTCCGGCTGGCCCGGCCCTACCTGGGCCGGCTGGTCGGCGCGGGGCTGCTCGCCGCCGCCACCGAGTTCGCCGGGCTCGCCCTGATGGCCACGGCCACCTGGCTGCTGATGAGCGCCGCCGGCCAGCCTCCGCTGGACCGGCTGACCGTCGCCATCGTCGCGGTCCGGGCGCTGGCGATCGGCCGGGGCGTGTTCCGCTACACCGAACGGCTGGCCGGTCACGACGCGGTGCTCCGCATGATCACCGACGTCCGGGCCCGGGTCTTCGCCACCCTGTCCACCGGGCGCTCCGCCACCACCCAACGCTCCGGGGACGCGCTGAGCCGGCTGGTCTCCGACGTGGAGGCCGTCCAGGACCTGCTGCTGCGGGTGCTCGTGCCGGGCGCCGCCGCCGCGCTGGTCGGGGTGCTCGCGGTCGGCGGGGCGGCACTGATCTCCCTGCCGGCGGCGGGGGTGCTGGCGGTCGGGCTGCTGCTGGCCGGGGTCGCCCTGCCGCTGCTCGCCACCCGGCTGACCCGGCGCAGCGCGGACCAGGTGGCGCCGCTGCGCGGGGCGCTCGCCGTGGACGCGATCGACCTCACCCACGGCGCCGCTGACCTGGCCGCCTTCGGGGCCACCGGGACGGCGCTCGCCGCCGCCCGGGGCCGGGCCGAGCGGCTGGCCCGGCTGGAACGACGGCTGGCCGCCGCCGGCTTCGCGGTGGACGCCGCCGGAGTGCTGCTGGCCGGCCTCACCGCCGGCGCCGTGGTGCTGGTGGCGCTCCGCTCCGGGGTCGGCGGGGTGCTGGTCGGGGTGCTCGCCGTCGGGACGCTGGCCGCCGTGGAGATCGCCCTGGCGCTGGTCGCCGCCGCCCGGCAGCGCACCCTGCTCGGCGCCGGCCTGGCCCGGGTCGCCGACCTGCTCACCACGCCCGAGGCAACCGCACCCACGGCCACCGCACCCGGTGCCGGCGGGCCGGACCTCGGCGCGGAACGCACCGGGGCGGCGGACACCGGCGGTGCCACCGGCCTCCTCCCGCCGGGCCCCGGACCGGGCCCGGGCGATGCGGCTCCGGCCCTGGCCGAAGGACCGCACCACGTCCGGCTGACCGGGGTGACGGTCCGGTACCGGGCCGACGCCGCACCGGCGCTGGACCGGCTCGACCTGGACCTGCCGGCCGGCCGGCGGGTGGCGGTGGTGGGCCCGAGCGGTGCCGGCAAGAGCACCCTGACGGCCGTGGTCACCGGCACGGTCGTCCCCGAGCGGGGGCGGATCACCGTGGACGGCGTCGACCTGGCCGGCTACCCGCCCGAGCAGCTGCCCCGGGCGGTCGGTGGCCTGCTCGCCGAGGCGTACGTCTTCCACGCCACCGTCCGGGAGAACCTGCTGCTCGGGCGCCCCGGCGCGACCGACGACGAGCTGGCCGCCGCCACCCGGGCCGCCGGCCTGCTGGACTGGGTACGCGACCAGCCGCACGGCTGGGACACCGTGGTCGGTGAGGAAGGCGGGCAGCTCTCCGGCGGGCAACGACAGCGGCTCGCCCTGGCCCGCGCGGTGCTGGCCGCCCCCGGGGTGCTGGTGCTGGACGAACCGACCGAAGGGCTCGACCCGGCGGCGGCCGACGCGGTGCTCGCCTCGGTGCTCGCCGCCACCCCGGCCGGGCACTCGGTGCTGCTGATCAGCCATCGGCTCAGCGGCCTGGCCGACTTCGACGAGATCGTCGTGCTGGACGCCGGACGGGCGGTCCAGCGGGGCCGGCACGCCGAGCTGGCCGCCGCGCCGGGCTGGTACCGGGAGCAGTGGTTGCGCCAGGAGGCGGCCGAACGCGGCTACCTGGCACTCGCCCCCTGA
- a CDS encoding DUF742 domain-containing protein codes for MADRDEPTGALVRPYAVTRGRTRPRLDIALEALVETTVRGRAAASGNGGQGREHQYIAALCDGRVQSLAEIAARMQLPLGVARVLIADMATDGLVAVHEPTILDDSDDAVGTELLERVLSGLRRL; via the coding sequence ATGGCCGATCGTGACGAACCGACCGGAGCGTTGGTCCGTCCATACGCCGTGACCCGCGGTCGTACCCGTCCCCGGCTCGACATCGCGCTGGAGGCGCTCGTCGAGACGACGGTGCGCGGTCGGGCCGCAGCCAGTGGCAATGGCGGGCAGGGCCGTGAGCACCAGTACATCGCCGCGCTGTGTGACGGACGTGTGCAGTCGCTAGCCGAGATCGCGGCGCGGATGCAGCTTCCGCTCGGCGTGGCCCGGGTGCTCATCGCCGACATGGCGACGGATGGCCTGGTCGCGGTCCACGAGCCGACCATTCTGGACGACTCGGATGACGCGGTGGGCACTGAACTGCTGGAGAGGGTGCTGAGTGGACTTCGCAGGCTCTGA
- a CDS encoding cytochrome ubiquinol oxidase subunit I: MDTLLLARLQFATTTSIHFLFVVVTLGLVTLLVGMQTAGFLTGDPKWERLTRFWGQLYVINYVLGIASGIVMEFQFGLNWSGLSRYVGNVFGAPLAIETLLAFFLESTFLGMWIFGWHRLRRGVHLALLWGVAITAYASAFWIMVANSWLQNPVGYELRDGVAHLTDFGALLTNPTLGMAFGHVLAASLLTGGMLMAAVSAWHLIRRTPDFALFRSSLRIGLVVAALAVSAVQGFGFAQFGPVGQVQPTKFGGGPGRDALVAEWTTRFGPGDWTPPVLSNVGLGFMILIGFTLGAVWLLLPLLWRDAVIRLRFPLWLILFALPLPFVAVILGWIAREVGRQPWAAYGLLPTSRAVSDVDAGLMLASLVGFGLLLGTLAVTNWVLLARHAARGAHDPALGRPPAPESDDHPRQPVLA; this comes from the coding sequence ATGGACACCCTGCTCCTCGCGCGCCTGCAGTTCGCCACCACCACCTCGATCCACTTCCTCTTCGTGGTGGTCACCCTGGGCCTGGTCACCCTCCTGGTGGGGATGCAGACCGCCGGGTTCCTCACCGGCGACCCGAAGTGGGAACGGCTCACCCGGTTCTGGGGCCAGCTCTACGTGATCAACTACGTGCTCGGCATCGCCAGCGGCATCGTGATGGAGTTCCAGTTCGGCCTGAACTGGAGCGGACTGTCGCGCTACGTGGGCAACGTCTTCGGGGCCCCGCTCGCCATCGAGACCCTGCTGGCGTTCTTCCTGGAGTCCACGTTCCTCGGAATGTGGATCTTCGGCTGGCACCGGCTGCGTCGCGGCGTGCACCTCGCGCTGCTCTGGGGCGTCGCGATCACCGCGTACGCCTCGGCGTTCTGGATCATGGTGGCGAACTCCTGGCTCCAGAACCCGGTCGGCTACGAGCTGCGCGACGGCGTCGCCCACCTCACCGACTTCGGCGCGCTGCTGACCAACCCCACCCTCGGCATGGCGTTCGGGCACGTGCTCGCCGCGTCGCTGCTCACCGGTGGAATGCTGATGGCCGCGGTGAGCGCCTGGCACCTGATCCGGCGTACCCCCGACTTCGCGCTGTTCCGCAGCTCGCTGCGGATCGGCCTGGTCGTCGCGGCGCTGGCCGTCTCCGCCGTCCAGGGTTTCGGCTTCGCCCAGTTCGGGCCGGTCGGGCAGGTGCAGCCCACCAAGTTCGGCGGCGGGCCGGGGCGGGACGCGCTGGTCGCCGAGTGGACCACGCGGTTCGGGCCCGGCGACTGGACCCCGCCGGTGCTCTCCAACGTCGGCCTGGGCTTCATGATCCTGATCGGTTTCACCCTGGGCGCCGTCTGGCTGCTGCTCCCCCTGCTCTGGCGGGACGCGGTGATCCGGCTGCGCTTCCCGCTCTGGCTGATCCTGTTCGCCCTGCCGCTGCCGTTCGTCGCGGTGATCCTCGGCTGGATCGCCCGGGAGGTCGGCCGCCAGCCCTGGGCGGCGTACGGGCTGCTCCCCACCTCGCGGGCCGTCTCCGACGTGGACGCCGGGCTGATGCTCGCCTCACTGGTCGGGTTCGGGCTGCTGCTCGGCACGCTCGCCGTCACCAACTGGGTGCTGCTCGCCCGGCACGCCGCCCGCGGCGCGCACGACCCGGCGCTGGGCCGCCCGCCGGCGCCGGAGAGCGACGACCACCCCCGCCAACCCGTACTCGCCTGA
- a CDS encoding cytochrome d ubiquinol oxidase subunit II: MELAWYALLGLFFATYLVLGGYDYGVGLLLARGGSPAARRATLTALGPFFLGNEVWLVTAVGILFGAFPVLEGELLSGYYPAVLGALAGVVLVTAGVQLRSRPDGGRARRRWDRVVVAGSALAALGWGALLAGLLQGLPMSADGHATGVTHLFTPFVAAAGLAVVALVAVHGATFLTLRLPRADAAATTRLARRLAPVALAAVGAATVVGLLSDRVRAGTQQPLVAVLLLSLLVTALLVARAALGRRRPGLAFAATSAALALPVALVGAARWPWALVSGTDPVTGLTVADAAASGPTLSLLGWLTLPLVPALLGFQAMCWWIFRGRIDGRAPVYW, encoded by the coding sequence GTGGAGCTCGCCTGGTACGCCCTGCTCGGCCTCTTCTTCGCCACCTACCTGGTGCTCGGCGGCTACGACTACGGCGTCGGCCTGCTGCTCGCCCGGGGTGGCTCGCCCGCCGCCCGGCGGGCCACCCTCACCGCGCTCGGCCCGTTCTTCCTCGGCAACGAGGTCTGGCTGGTGACCGCCGTCGGGATCCTCTTCGGCGCGTTCCCGGTGCTGGAGGGCGAGCTGCTCTCCGGGTACTACCCGGCCGTGCTGGGCGCCCTGGCCGGGGTGGTGCTGGTGACCGCCGGGGTGCAGCTGCGCAGCCGCCCCGACGGGGGCCGCGCCCGGAGGCGGTGGGACCGGGTGGTGGTCGCCGGCAGCGCGCTCGCCGCGCTCGGCTGGGGCGCCCTGCTCGCCGGGCTGCTCCAGGGGCTGCCGATGTCGGCGGACGGGCACGCCACCGGGGTCACCCACCTTTTCACCCCGTTCGTCGCCGCCGCCGGGCTGGCCGTGGTGGCGCTGGTGGCGGTGCACGGTGCGACCTTCCTCACGCTGCGGCTGCCCCGGGCGGACGCCGCGGCGACGACCCGGCTGGCCCGGCGGCTGGCGCCGGTGGCGCTCGCCGCGGTCGGCGCGGCCACCGTCGTGGGCCTGCTCTCCGACCGGGTACGCGCCGGCACGCAGCAGCCCCTGGTGGCCGTACTCCTGCTGTCGTTGCTGGTCACGGCCCTGCTGGTGGCCCGGGCAGCGCTCGGCCGGCGGCGGCCCGGCCTGGCCTTCGCCGCCACCTCGGCGGCGCTGGCGCTGCCGGTGGCGCTGGTCGGGGCGGCCCGGTGGCCGTGGGCGCTGGTCTCCGGGACCGACCCGGTGACCGGGCTGACCGTGGCCGACGCGGCGGCCAGCGGGCCCACCCTGTCCCTGCTGGGCTGGCTGACGCTGCCCCTCGTTCCGGCCCTACTAGGCTTTCAGGCGATGTGCTGGTGGATTTTCCGGGGACGGATCGACGGTAGGGCACCGGTGTACTGGTGA
- a CDS encoding roadblock/LC7 domain-containing protein, producing the protein MTTTQDLGWLLANFADRVPGVAHAVAVSADGLLLASSRDLPRDRADQLAAIASGLVSLTQGAARCFEGGAVLQTVVEMDNGFLFLMSISDGSSFAVLAARSCDVGQVGYEMALLVDRVGEALTPQPRTAVGMMG; encoded by the coding sequence ATGACAACCACTCAGGATCTCGGTTGGCTGCTCGCCAACTTCGCTGACCGGGTACCCGGTGTCGCCCACGCGGTCGCCGTCTCCGCGGACGGCCTGCTCCTGGCGTCGTCGCGGGACCTGCCGCGGGACCGGGCCGACCAGCTGGCGGCCATCGCGTCCGGCTTGGTCAGCCTGACCCAGGGGGCCGCCCGTTGCTTCGAGGGTGGCGCGGTGCTGCAGACCGTGGTCGAGATGGACAACGGCTTCCTGTTCCTGATGTCCATCTCGGACGGCTCCTCGTTCGCCGTACTGGCCGCGCGCAGCTGTGACGTCGGCCAGGTCGGGTACGAGATGGCCCTGCTGGTCGACCGGGTGGGTGAGGCCCTCACGCCGCAGCCCCGCACGGCCGTCGGGATGATGGGCTGA
- a CDS encoding PadR family transcriptional regulator: MKAQALHGHLDALLLAVLEQGALHGYAIIEALRARSAGALDLPTGTIYPALRRLERAGYVASSWSTVNGRERRTYQLTDAGGRALAGERAGWQEFSATVGRFLGAGEPPTAPA, encoded by the coding sequence ATGAAGGCCCAGGCGCTGCACGGACACCTCGACGCGCTGCTGCTCGCGGTGCTCGAGCAGGGCGCGCTGCACGGCTACGCCATCATCGAGGCGCTGCGGGCCCGCAGCGCCGGCGCCCTGGATCTGCCCACCGGCACCATCTACCCGGCGCTGCGCCGGCTGGAGCGCGCCGGGTACGTCGCGAGTTCGTGGAGCACGGTCAACGGCAGGGAACGGCGGACCTACCAACTCACCGACGCGGGCGGTCGGGCACTGGCCGGCGAGCGGGCCGGCTGGCAGGAGTTCAGCGCCACGGTCGGCCGGTTCCTCGGCGCCGGCGAGCCACCCACCGCCCCGGCCTGA
- a CDS encoding permease prefix domain 1-containing protein gives MHGDGTPVEAHLRELAVRLHGPARLRTELLTEARDALHDAAEAYRADGLSGPDAERRAVAEFGSADRLVPAYQAELAAGALRRFAVRGLAVASVLIVGGDLTWQGSSWDRDGSHPPAGFLLLSTTLNVAWVVAALLAAASLLVLTRAARRGEPGLPPAARLTGLGLTGALVVGALAGSALYLWSVGLWDAALTWPPMIIGPLVVGAALGNLGRAAHGWLRTAR, from the coding sequence ATGCACGGGGACGGGACACCGGTCGAGGCCCACCTGCGGGAACTGGCCGTACGGCTGCACGGGCCGGCCCGGTTGAGGACCGAGCTGCTCACCGAGGCGCGGGACGCGCTGCACGACGCCGCCGAGGCGTACCGGGCCGACGGGTTGTCCGGGCCGGACGCCGAGCGCCGGGCGGTCGCCGAGTTCGGCAGCGCGGACCGGCTGGTGCCGGCGTACCAGGCGGAGCTGGCCGCCGGGGCGCTGCGGCGCTTCGCCGTACGCGGACTGGCGGTCGCCTCGGTGCTGATCGTCGGCGGCGACCTGACCTGGCAGGGTTCGAGCTGGGACCGGGACGGCTCACACCCGCCCGCCGGTTTCCTGTTGCTCTCCACCACGCTGAACGTGGCCTGGGTGGTGGCCGCGCTGCTGGCCGCCGCGAGTCTGCTGGTGCTCACCCGGGCGGCCCGCCGGGGCGAGCCGGGGCTGCCGCCCGCCGCCCGGCTGACCGGCCTCGGGCTGACCGGCGCGCTCGTGGTGGGCGCCCTGGCCGGCAGCGCGCTCTATCTCTGGTCGGTCGGTCTCTGGGACGCCGCGCTCACCTGGCCGCCGATGATCATCGGGCCGCTGGTCGTCGGAGCTGCCCTGGGCAACCTGGGTCGGGCGGCGCACGGCTGGCTGCGTACCGCCCGCTGA
- a CDS encoding DNA primase: MGNPTHTEVSVARQSPQRPDADEPELDETEGTVEPDVADATSEAAHRDRSPLWDELRIDPVEIALPAGTGFTLRAYRPARELTPTDVAERDEDDPFLARRQAAEAEDEDEVVILDEEFAAEFAEVEDEKRESGRTDDEDENEDDESDEDEAGDEEVPAFLSHRGRLLLFKTPESLVSFIRSGAPNDLSQLDSWNELSERVEPADIAPLDEDTYELDLVVENLRGGHDTWDPTLLIEAGEVARDLAYAMRLPAVLDMLSAGSSLDDLDEALRASVNGGIGGFMGRRRLKKIGAQTASLGWRTIVGKISAVVDWRD; the protein is encoded by the coding sequence GTGGGCAACCCGACGCACACGGAGGTCAGCGTGGCCCGCCAGTCGCCCCAACGGCCCGACGCCGACGAGCCCGAGCTCGACGAGACCGAGGGGACGGTCGAGCCCGACGTCGCCGACGCGACGTCCGAGGCCGCGCACCGGGACCGCTCCCCACTCTGGGACGAGCTGCGGATCGACCCGGTCGAGATCGCCCTGCCCGCCGGCACCGGCTTCACGCTGCGGGCGTACCGGCCGGCGCGGGAGCTGACCCCGACGGACGTGGCCGAGCGCGACGAGGACGACCCGTTCCTCGCCCGCCGCCAGGCGGCGGAGGCCGAGGACGAGGACGAGGTGGTGATCCTCGACGAGGAGTTCGCCGCCGAGTTCGCGGAGGTCGAGGACGAGAAGCGCGAGTCCGGCCGCACCGACGACGAGGACGAGAACGAGGACGACGAGTCCGACGAGGACGAGGCGGGCGACGAGGAGGTCCCGGCCTTCCTGAGCCACCGGGGCCGCCTGCTGTTGTTCAAGACCCCCGAGTCCCTGGTCAGTTTCATCCGTTCCGGTGCGCCCAACGATCTGTCCCAGCTGGACAGCTGGAATGAATTGTCCGAACGGGTGGAACCCGCCGACATCGCCCCGCTCGACGAGGACACCTACGAGCTGGACCTCGTGGTGGAGAACCTGCGCGGCGGCCACGACACGTGGGATCCCACGCTCCTGATCGAGGCCGGCGAGGTCGCCCGTGACCTGGCGTACGCGATGCGGCTACCGGCCGTGCTCGACATGCTCTCCGCCGGCTCCAGCCTGGACGACCTGGACGAGGCACTGCGGGCCTCTGTCAACGGCGGAATCGGTGGTTTCATGGGCCGCCGACGGTTGAAGAAAATCGGGGCACAAACCGCGAGTCTGGGTTGGCGCACCATTGTCGGCAAGATCTCTGCCGTCGTGGACTGGCGCGACTGA
- a CDS encoding GTP-binding protein encodes MSHRPPTPSGRVTSAKIVIAGGFGVGKTTLVGSVSEITPLTTEAIMTSAGVGVDDTRQVPGKTTTTVAMDFGRISIDRDLILYLFGTPGQTRFWFMWDELVRGAIGAVVLVDTRRLADCFAAIDFFEHRRLPYLVAINCFDGMQYHDPQDVREALAISSDVPVVACDARNRESTKHVLISLVEYVLTMRRSRAVAPA; translated from the coding sequence ATGTCGCACCGCCCGCCGACCCCGAGCGGGCGAGTGACGTCGGCGAAGATCGTTATCGCCGGTGGTTTCGGCGTCGGTAAGACGACGCTGGTCGGCTCGGTCTCGGAGATCACACCGCTGACCACCGAGGCCATCATGACCTCCGCCGGCGTGGGCGTCGACGACACCCGGCAGGTGCCGGGCAAGACGACGACCACGGTGGCGATGGACTTCGGCCGTATCTCGATCGACCGGGACCTGATCCTGTACCTGTTCGGTACGCCCGGTCAGACGCGGTTCTGGTTCATGTGGGACGAGCTGGTCCGTGGCGCCATCGGCGCCGTGGTGCTGGTCGACACCCGCCGGTTGGCCGACTGCTTCGCGGCGATCGACTTCTTCGAGCACCGGCGGCTGCCGTACCTGGTGGCCATCAACTGCTTCGACGGGATGCAGTACCACGACCCGCAGGACGTCCGGGAGGCGCTCGCCATCTCCAGTGACGTCCCGGTGGTGGCCTGCGACGCGCGTAACCGGGAGTCGACCAAGCACGTGCTGATCTCGCTTGTCGAGTACGTGCTGACCATGCGGCGTTCCCGCGCCGTCGCGCCCGCCTGA